The DNA sequence AAACATTTATGCGTAAATTCTCGTGGAATAAGAGATACAGACAGTAGTACGATTACTACTGAGTTAATAGGGGCCTTTAAAAAGGATTCAGAAATTAGAAAAGAATTTTTGCATCATATTGGAATTTCTTAAATGGAAAAAATGGAAGAAAAAAATTACCAAAAAGAAAATAGAAATCATTTAAAAATATATAACTCTTTAACAGAAAAAAAAGAATTATTTTATCCAATTCATAAGAAATATGTTGGAATTTATGTATGTGGACCTACAGTTTATAATTCCTTACACTTAGGAAATTGCAGAACTTTTATATCATTTGATATCGTTTTTCGTTATTTAAAACATTTGGGATATAAAGTACGTTATGTGAGAAATATTACAGATGTTGGACATTTAGAAAATGAAGATTTTGACATAGAAGATAAAATTTCAAAAAAATCTCGTATAGAAGGACTTGAACCAATGGAAATAGTTCAAAAATATACTATTTCTTTTCACAATTTATTAAATGTTTTAAATCTATTACCTCCAAGTATAGAACCTACGGCTACAGGTCATATTATAGAACAAATAGATATGATTCAAAAATTAATTCAAAAAAAATTAGCCTATGAAATAAATGGTTCTGTTTATTTTAATTTAACAGAATATAGAAAATTTCATTCTTATGGAAGAATAAGCAAAAATAAAGTTGATCAACTTTTTTATAAAAAATTAAAATTTACTGAAGAAAAACGTGGATTTCATGATTTTTCTCTTTGGAAAAAAGCTCATTCTAATCATATTATGAATTGGAATTCTCCATGGGGAAAAGGATTTCCTGGTTGGCATATAGAATGTACTACAATGAGTACAAAATATTTAGGAGAAACCTTTGATATTCATGGTGGAGGAATAGACCTAAAATTTCCTCATCATGAATGTGAATTAGCACAAGCTATAGGAATTTATGAAAAAAATGATTTTGTTCATTATTGGATGCACACAAATATGCTTACTTTAAATGGAAAAAAAATGAGCAAATCCACAGGAAATTTTTTGGAATTACAAGATATTACTTGTAATAAAAATTTTTTTCCTAGTATTTTTAGATTTTACATTTTACAAACTCATTATAGAAATATTATGAATTTTTCCAATAAAGGACTAGTAGAAGCTGAAAAAGGATATCATAAAATTATGAAAGCTATAAAAATATTAAAAAATTCAGAACCTGAAATATCAGAAAATTGTGATACTTTTAATGTTTATCACTGGATAGATATTTGTTATAAAGCTATTAATGATGATTTTAATATTCCTTTATTGATAACTCATTTATTTCAAGTTTCTACATATATTATCAATAATAATTCCATTCAAAATTTACCTCATTTTCATCTATTAAAAAAATATATGATTTATTTTGTTTTTGATATTTTAGGAATTCAAGAAATCAATTATCATGAAGAAAATTCTAAAAAATTCAAAACCCTTATAGAAAAATTAATTAAAATTCGTATAGAAGCAAGAAAACAAAAACATTGGATCATTTCAGATAAAATTCGGAAAGAATTATATCATATAGGAATTTCATTACATGATAAAAAATTTTCTTCATAGAGCTTTTAAAGCCTGATCGAGGTCTTCTATAAGATCGTCTACATTTTCTATTCCAATAGATAAACGAATCATAGAATCTTGTATTCCTGCGTTAATCCTGATATCTAAAGGAGTTGATTTGTGAGTCATAGTTACCGGATGACAAATTAAACTTTTTGTTCCTCCCAAACTTTCTGCTAGTTTAAATAATCTTGTAGATGTTACAACTTGTTTTGCGGATTCTATTGTATTTTTTTTTAAACTAAAAGAAATAATCCCTCCAAAATATCGTTGTTGTTTTACTGCAATAAAATGGTTTTTATGATGAGATAATCCAGGATAATAAATTTTATCTATTTTATCACTATTTTTTTTATCCTTTAAAAAAGAAGCGATTTTATATGCACTTTTAGATTGTTTTTTAATACGTAAGTATAACGTTTGGACTCCTCTTATAGTCAACCAACAATCGATAGGAGATAAAACACCTCCTGTTGCATTTTGAATATACTTTAGTTTTTCATATAAATCTATATTTTTCACAGTAATCAATCCAGCTAATACATCCGAATGTCCTGATAAATATTTTGTTGCACTGTGAACAACTATATCTGCTCCTAGTTTTAAAGGATTTTGAATAGCAGGAGAAGCAAATGTATTATCTACAACAACTAAAACAGTTGGATTTTTCTTTTTTGATTTATTACTAATAAATTCTATATCAGATATTTTTAATGTAGGATTAGTTGGTGATTCTAACCAAATTAATTTTGTATTATCAGAAATAGAGGATATAGTTTTTTCTATATCTGTCGTATCTACAAAATTAGTACTAATTCCTAATTTTTTGTATAAATTAAGTAAACGGAATGTTCCTCCATAAATATCATCCACAGCTATGATTTCATCTCCAATTTTTAGTAATTTTAATACGGCATCTACGGATGCTAATCCAGAAGAAAATGCTAAACTAGCATAACCGTATTCCAAATTAGTTATTAATTTTTCTAATATTTTTCTTGTAGGATTATTAGTTCTAGTATAATCAAATCCTTTATGTATACCAGGAGATTCTTGTACATAAGTTGACGTTTGATATATTGGTGTAGAAATAGCGCCTGTAAGAGGATCAGATAAAATATTTTGAATAATTTTTGTTTCTTCCTTCATTGTAAGATTTATTTCATATAATATCGTATACAAATGTACTTAAAATGAAAATACAATTTTTGGGATTTTTTTTTATAAGAAAAGACATTTTTTTTGAAAAAAATATAAATTTGTTTTCTATTTTTCTACTATTAGTATAAAAATGAATACAAGAAAGAAAATAATATATTTATTATTCTTTTTTTTGTTTTTATTTTTCTTTTTTTTTGTAGAATCTTCTGATAAGAAAAAGAAAAATCGTGAAATAAAAAATGAAAAAAAGAGTATGGATATAGCTCATACTATTTTGGATCATGTCAGTGATTCTCATGAATGGCATATTGCAGGTACTCCAAATCATGGAATTATTTTTCCTCTACCAGTTATTTTATGGAATAATGGATTTGAATTTTTTTTTTCCTCTAATTTTTCATACGGTAATGTAGTGAAAGGAAAACATGGATATTATAAAATGTTTAGGCAGACAATATATAAAACTAATAATATAGGATCATTACATATGGATTCAAAAGGATATCCAAAAAATGATAAACCTTTGGATCTTTCTATAACCAAAAATTTGGTCTCCATTTTCATATCCTCTTTTTTATTGTCTTATCTTTTTATACGGATGAAACATAGTTATAAAAATCATCAAACAAAATGGCGTCTAGGAATTTTTTTAGAATTTTTCATCTTATTTATAAGAAATGAAATTGCAATTCCTAATATTGGAAAAAAATATAAAAAATTTCTTCCTTTTTTGTTAACATCCTTTTTTTTTATATTAATTAATAATTTAATAGGTATTATTCCAGGGTTTCCAAATGTAACAGGAAATATAAATATAACATTAGTATTAGCTACTATGACATTTATTGTAACCAATATAAATGCAAATGTGAGTTATTGGAAACACATTTTTTGGATGCCAGGAGTTCCAATAGGAATTAAATTATTATTAGCTCCTATAGAATTTATTGGTATTTTTATTCGTCCGTTAACTTTGTGCATTCGATTATTTGCTAATATTACTGCTGGACATATAATTATTTTAAGTTTTGTTTGTCTCATTTTTATCTTTAAAAATTTTTTCGTAACTGGTTTTTCCATAATTTTTGGTTTTTTTATTTCTATGCTAGAAATTATGGTATCTTTTTTACAAGCTTTTATTTTTACAACTTTGTCTTCTTTACTTATAGGAATGTCTGTTAAAGATTATGACAATGATAAAATACATTAAAATTATAATAATATGGATATAGATTTAACATATTCAGGTTTAGCTGCTTTAGGATCTGGGCTCGCAGTAATAGGAGCAGGGTTAGGGATTGGAAAGATTGGAAGTTCTGCAATGGATGCCATTGCTAGACAGCCTGAAGCTTCAAATAAAATACAAAATACTATGATCATAGCTTCTGCCTTGATCGAAGGAGCTGCGTTATTTGGAATAGTTACTACATTATTAGCTGTATTTAAATAAAATTTCAATGGATTTAGTAACCCCTTCTATTGGACTCATTGTTTGGCATACAATAATATTTATAATTCTTATGCTTTTTCTTTCAAAATTTGCTTGGAAACCTATAATAAGTTTTATTGATCAAAGAGAGGAAAAAATTAAAATTTCTATTGAAAAAGCTGACCAAGTGAAAAAAAAATTGGAATCGATAGAAGATCAAAAAAATAAAATTTTAAAAAATGCTTATGTAAAAAGAGATATCATCCTGAAAGAAGCTATTCAAATTAGAGAAAAAATAAAATCAAAAGCAAAAAATGAAGGAATGATAGAAAAGAAAAAAATTATAGAAGAAACAAGAAAAACTATTCAAATAGAAAAAAAAGTAGCTATACTTCAATTAAAAAAGAAAATAGGAGATATTTCTATTCAAATATCCGAAAAAATATTAAAAAAAGAATTAGATCAATACAATAAACAAGATCAATTAATAAAAGAATTAGTAGATAAATTATACTAATTTTATTGAAATGTTATCAAATAAAAATCAAAAAATCATTCAACATTATGCAAGAGTTTTTTTCGAATATTCTATTACGAATATGAATGATAATAATATTGAATTTTTTTATCAAAAACTAAACAAAGTATCTACATTTTTAAAAAAAAATACATACATACATACAATTATTAACACAGATCTATTATATACTGAAAAAAAAATAGAAATTTTCAAAAAAATATTCTATAATTTTGATGCTTTACTTTTTAAATTTACTAAAATTCTCATCCTAAAAAAGAGAGAATCTTTTTTAAAAGAAATTTTTTTAGAATTTAATAGGATATACGAAGAAAATCGAAAAGGATTTGTTAAATCTATCGTAATTTCTGCTTTTCCCTTGAAAGAGGAAACAAAAAAAATGATTGCACATAAATTATATAACAAAAAAAACAAAAAAAAATTTTATATCATTAATAAAATAGATAAATCTATTATTGGAGGTTTTATATTTCGTATAGGATATAAAGAATGGAATTTCAGTGTTCAAGAACAGTTATTATGTATTCAAAAATACGTATTTCAAAATCATAAATATAATTAGTTAAACAAAATTAAAGTTTTTATCCTCATATGTCAGATTTAAAATATTCTGAAATATCTTCAATTCTTAAGGAAGAATTATCAAATTTTCAATTTGAATCAAAATTAACTGAATCTGGTATTATTGTTCAAATAGGAGATGGAATTGTTCGGGCCTTTGGATTAAATTCCGCTTTTTATGGAGAACTAGTGGAATTCCATTTTGGAATTAAAGGAATGGTTCTAAACTTAGAAGAAGATCATGTTAGCATTGTTTTATTTAGTTCATCAAAAAAATTGAAAGAAGGAGATACCGTAAAAAGAACTGGAAAAATTTTTTCGATTAAA is a window from the Blattabacterium cuenoti STAT genome containing:
- the atpE gene encoding ATP synthase F0 subunit C, whose translation is MDIDLTYSGLAALGSGLAVIGAGLGIGKIGSSAMDAIARQPEASNKIQNTMIIASALIEGAALFGIVTTLLAVFK
- the atpH gene encoding ATP synthase F1 subunit delta, with translation MLSNKNQKIIQHYARVFFEYSITNMNDNNIEFFYQKLNKVSTFLKKNTYIHTIINTDLLYTEKKIEIFKKIFYNFDALLFKFTKILILKKRESFLKEIFLEFNRIYEENRKGFVKSIVISAFPLKEETKKMIAHKLYNKKNKKKFYIINKIDKSIIGGFIFRIGYKEWNFSVQEQLLCIQKYVFQNHKYN
- the atpF gene encoding F0F1 ATP synthase subunit B; translated protein: MDLVTPSIGLIVWHTIIFIILMLFLSKFAWKPIISFIDQREEKIKISIEKADQVKKKLESIEDQKNKILKNAYVKRDIILKEAIQIREKIKSKAKNEGMIEKKKIIEETRKTIQIEKKVAILQLKKKIGDISIQISEKILKKELDQYNKQDQLIKELVDKLY
- the cysS gene encoding cysteine--tRNA ligase — encoded protein: MEEKNYQKENRNHLKIYNSLTEKKELFYPIHKKYVGIYVCGPTVYNSLHLGNCRTFISFDIVFRYLKHLGYKVRYVRNITDVGHLENEDFDIEDKISKKSRIEGLEPMEIVQKYTISFHNLLNVLNLLPPSIEPTATGHIIEQIDMIQKLIQKKLAYEINGSVYFNLTEYRKFHSYGRISKNKVDQLFYKKLKFTEEKRGFHDFSLWKKAHSNHIMNWNSPWGKGFPGWHIECTTMSTKYLGETFDIHGGGIDLKFPHHECELAQAIGIYEKNDFVHYWMHTNMLTLNGKKMSKSTGNFLELQDITCNKNFFPSIFRFYILQTHYRNIMNFSNKGLVEAEKGYHKIMKAIKILKNSEPEISENCDTFNVYHWIDICYKAINDDFNIPLLITHLFQVSTYIINNNSIQNLPHFHLLKKYMIYFVFDILGIQEINYHEENSKKFKTLIEKLIKIRIEARKQKHWIISDKIRKELYHIGISLHDKKFSS
- the atpB gene encoding F0F1 ATP synthase subunit A; the encoded protein is MNTRKKIIYLLFFFLFLFFFFFVESSDKKKKNREIKNEKKSMDIAHTILDHVSDSHEWHIAGTPNHGIIFPLPVILWNNGFEFFFSSNFSYGNVVKGKHGYYKMFRQTIYKTNNIGSLHMDSKGYPKNDKPLDLSITKNLVSIFISSFLLSYLFIRMKHSYKNHQTKWRLGIFLEFFILFIRNEIAIPNIGKKYKKFLPFLLTSFFFILINNLIGIIPGFPNVTGNINITLVLATMTFIVTNINANVSYWKHIFWMPGVPIGIKLLLAPIEFIGIFIRPLTLCIRLFANITAGHIIILSFVCLIFIFKNFFVTGFSIIFGFFISMLEIMVSFLQAFIFTTLSSLLIGMSVKDYDNDKIH
- a CDS encoding trans-sulfuration enzyme family protein, which encodes MKEETKIIQNILSDPLTGAISTPIYQTSTYVQESPGIHKGFDYTRTNNPTRKILEKLITNLEYGYASLAFSSGLASVDAVLKLLKIGDEIIAVDDIYGGTFRLLNLYKKLGISTNFVDTTDIEKTISSISDNTKLIWLESPTNPTLKISDIEFISNKSKKKNPTVLVVVDNTFASPAIQNPLKLGADIVVHSATKYLSGHSDVLAGLITVKNIDLYEKLKYIQNATGGVLSPIDCWLTIRGVQTLYLRIKKQSKSAYKIASFLKDKKNSDKIDKIYYPGLSHHKNHFIAVKQQRYFGGIISFSLKKNTIESAKQVVTSTRLFKLAESLGGTKSLICHPVTMTHKSTPLDIRINAGIQDSMIRLSIGIENVDDLIEDLDQALKAL